The following DNA comes from Planctomycetia bacterium.
CGGATTTCTCATGCGCCAGCCGGACGGCTGCATCTGCGCTTGGGCGTGCTGCTCATTTGAACCGGCCGTGTGCGCCGTGTGATTCCTGACGGGCATTCCATGTAGTGGATGCTGCGCCGTCACATTTCTTCGGGACTTGCGCTTGGCAATTGCGCGCCTGCTGCGCGAAAGGTTCAATTATGGCTACCGCGAGCATTTCGTCTCATCGAGCCCGGCCGGGCGGCCGCTGGGGCTGGTTTGCCGCTGGCGCGGTGACGGTCGCGGCCGTCGCGGCGGCAACTTGGGGTTTCGGCGGGCCGCAGGTACGGGGTTGGTTGCTGGGTGCTCCCAAGTCCGACGGCACGGCGGCGCATGACGACGCGCACGAGCACGAAGACGAGCACGAGCATGCGGTCTCAGCCGACGTGCTGGAACTGAGTCCGCAGGCCGTGGCGAATTTGAACGTCCAACTGGCGACGATTGACCTGCGTGCTTACGAACGCGTGATCAGCATCCCCGGCATCGTGATTGAAGAACCGGGCAAGTCGCGGCTGGAAATCACCGCACCGCTGACGGGCGTCGTCACGAAGATTTCAGCGCATCAAGGCGATGCAGTCGAACCGGGGCAGTTGTTGTTTCAATTGCGGCTATCGCACGAGGAGTTGGTGCAGGCCCAGGCCGATTTCCTGCGTACCGCGGAAGAACTGGACGTGATCGGAAGGGAAGTGGCGCGTTTGGAAACGCTGGCGGATCAGGGAACCATCGCCGGTAAAACGCTGCTGGAGCGGCGCTATGAACAGCAAAAGGCCGAGGCGATGATTCGCGCGCAGCGTCAAGCGCTGATTCTTCACGGCTTTTCCGAAGAACAAGTCAACGATATTCAACGGACCAGAACGCTCTTGCAATTCCTGGATGTCGTCGCGCCGAGCGCGGAGATGACCGATGGCGCCGCCACGCCGCCGCGGTATCAAGTGCAGCAGTTGGCGATCGAACGCGGCCAGCACGTGAATGCCGGCGACGCTCTGGCCGATCTGGCCGATCATCAAACGCTGCTGATCGAAGGGATGGCGTTCGAGCGGGATATTCCCTCGATTCACGAACTGTCCAAGCGCGGCTGGAAGATTTCGGCCGTCATCGATCAGGAAAGCGGCCAATCGCAAGTGATCGAAGGGCTCGAATTGGCGTTCCTCAACGCGCAAGTTGATCCGGAGTCGAGGGCGTTTCACTTCTATGCGCGGTTGCCCAATGAGCTACTCTCCGCATCGTCCAACGGCGACATGAATCGGTCACTGACCTGGCGCTATAAGCCGGGGCAGCGCGTGCAACTGCGCGTGCCCGTGGAGAATCTGCCGGATCGCATCGTGCTGCCGGCCGCGGCGGTAGCCAAGGACGGCGTCGAAACCTACGTGTTCCAGCAAAACGGCAAAGCGTTCCAGCGGCGGCCCGTGCATGTCGAGGTGGAAGACCCGCAGTCGGTCGTGATTGCCAACGACGGCTCGCTCTTTCCCGGCGACCAGGTAGCGACCAATGGTGCTCAACAAATGTTGCTGGCGCTCAAAAACAAATCCGGCGGCGCGATCGACCCTCACGCTGGGCACAACCATTGAGGGACGATGCACCGCGGAGACACGGAGGGCGTGAGCATTCTTGAAACGCGGAGGCGCTGAAACGCGGAGGCGCTGAGACGCAGAGAAGGGAAGGGAGGAGGAGAGGAAGAGAGAGAGAGAGAGAGAGAGACGCGGCGTCCAAATACTGAAAACTGAACACTGAAAACTTCAAACTCCTCATGCTTAACGCCCTGATCCGCTTTGCACTGCGCTATCGCGCGCTCACCATCGTGGCGGCGCTGGCGACGTTGTTGTATGGCGGGTTTGAATTGACGCGATTGCCGATCGATGTGTTTCCCGACTTGAATCGGCCGCGGGTCACCATTCTGACGGAAGCGCCGGGCTTGGCGCCGGAGGAAGTCGAATCGCTGATCACGTTTCCATTAGAGTCGGCGGTCAACGGCGCGACAGGCGTGCAGGCGGTGCGTAGTACTTCGGGCGTGGGATTGTCCGTGGTCTATGTCGAGTTCGCGTATGGCACCGATATCTACATCGACCGGCAGATCGTGGCGGAGAAAATCGCGCTCGCGTCCGATCGCCTGCCTGCGGGCGTGCGGCCGCAAATGGCGCCAATGGCATCGATCATGGGGCAGATCCTGATTGTCGGCATGTACAGCGACTCCGGCAAGACGAATCCCATTGAGCTGCGCACCATCGCCGATTGGGTCGTGCGACAGCGGTTGCTGACCATTCCGGGCGTCGCCCAAGTGGTGACCATGGGCGGCGGCCGGAAGCAATACCAGGTGCTGGTCAATCCGGAGGCGCTGACGAAGTATGACCTGACGCTGCACGATGTTGAGCAAGCGCTGGCTCGTAACAACGCGAACGCGACGGGCGGTTATCTGGACGCGGGTGGGATCGAACTACTGGTGCGTTCGCTGGGACGCATCGCCAACCCGCGTGAACTGGAACAAGTCGTCGTGAAATCGGGTGTTGAGCGATCGGTACTGCTGGGACAGGTCGCGCGCGTTGTCGAAGCCGCGCAGGTCAAACGTGGCGACGCCGCGGTGAATGGGAAGCCGGCGGTGATGATCACGGTGTCCAAGCAGCCGGGCGCCGATACGCGCCGTCTAACTGATGACATCGTGCGGGCGCTCAAGGAATTGCAGCCGGCGTTGCCCAAGGACGTCGTCGTGAATTCCGAGGTGTACCAGCAGAAAGAGTTCATCGATCTGAGCATTCAGAACGTCATCGAAGCCTTGCGCGACGGCGGCGTGTTGGTGGTGATTGTACTCTTTTTGTTTCTGTTGAACTTCCGCACCACCTTCATCACGCTGACCGCGATTCCGTTGTCGATTGTCGTGACGGGGCTGATTTTCAAGTGGTTCGACATGTCGATCAACACCATGACGCTGGGCGGCCTGGCCGTGGCCATCGGCGAATTGGTCGATGACGCGATTGTGGACGTGGAGAACATTTTTCGTCGCTTGCGCGAGAATCGCCGCGCCGTGAAGCCATTGCCGGCCCTGCGCGTCGTGTACGAGGCCAGCTGCGAAGTCCGCAATTCGATCGTGTTCAGCACGATATTAGTCGTGCTCGTGTTCGTGCCGCTATTTGCCCTGGGCGGCATGGAAGGCAAGCTGTTCGTGCCGCTGGGCGTGGCGTATATCGTGTCGATTCTGGCCTCGCTCGTTGTGTCACTGACCGTGACGCCGGTGCTGGCGTATTGGCTGCTGCCGAACGCCAAGGTGATGGACCACGAGAAAGACGGCTGGCTGCTGCGGGTGCTCAAGCGGCTGGCGGG
Coding sequences within:
- a CDS encoding efflux RND transporter periplasmic adaptor subunit; translated protein: MATASISSHRARPGGRWGWFAAGAVTVAAVAAATWGFGGPQVRGWLLGAPKSDGTAAHDDAHEHEDEHEHAVSADVLELSPQAVANLNVQLATIDLRAYERVISIPGIVIEEPGKSRLEITAPLTGVVTKISAHQGDAVEPGQLLFQLRLSHEELVQAQADFLRTAEELDVIGREVARLETLADQGTIAGKTLLERRYEQQKAEAMIRAQRQALILHGFSEEQVNDIQRTRTLLQFLDVVAPSAEMTDGAATPPRYQVQQLAIERGQHVNAGDALADLADHQTLLIEGMAFERDIPSIHELSKRGWKISAVIDQESGQSQVIEGLELAFLNAQVDPESRAFHFYARLPNELLSASSNGDMNRSLTWRYKPGQRVQLRVPVENLPDRIVLPAAAVAKDGVETYVFQQNGKAFQRRPVHVEVEDPQSVVIANDGSLFPGDQVATNGAQQMLLALKNKSGGAIDPHAGHNH